The Mesorhizobium loti genome includes a region encoding these proteins:
- a CDS encoding acetyl-CoA acetyltransferase has protein sequence MTACIVGWAHSRFGKLEGETLENLIVKVATDALDHAGIGPDEVDEIVLGHFNAGFSAQDFTASLVLQADDRLRFKPATRVENACATGSAAVRQGIRAIDANAARIVLVVGAEQMTTTPGPEIGKNLLKASYLPEDGDTPAGFAGVFGKIAQAYFQRYGDQSDALAMIAAKNHKNGVDNPYAQMRKDFGYEFCRQESEKNPFVAGPLKRTDCSLVSDGAAALILADTATALKMRRAVAFRANEHVQDFLPMSKRDILTFEGCEQAWTRALKNAGVTLDDLSFVETHDCFTIAELIEYEAMGLAKPGEGARLALDGTTAKDGRLPVNPSGGLKAKGHPIGATGVSMHVLTAMQLVGEAGGIQVPGAKLGGIFNMGGAAVANYVSILDRIR, from the coding sequence ATGACCGCATGCATCGTTGGCTGGGCGCATTCGCGCTTCGGCAAGCTTGAGGGTGAAACGCTCGAAAACCTCATCGTCAAGGTGGCAACGGACGCGCTCGACCATGCCGGCATCGGTCCCGACGAGGTCGACGAGATCGTGCTCGGCCACTTCAACGCCGGCTTTTCGGCGCAGGATTTCACCGCCAGCCTGGTGCTTCAGGCCGACGACCGGCTGCGCTTCAAGCCGGCGACGCGCGTCGAGAACGCTTGTGCCACCGGATCGGCGGCGGTCCGCCAAGGCATCCGCGCCATCGACGCCAATGCCGCCCGCATCGTGCTGGTGGTCGGCGCCGAGCAGATGACGACGACGCCCGGCCCAGAGATCGGCAAGAACCTGCTCAAGGCGTCCTATCTGCCCGAGGATGGTGACACGCCTGCGGGTTTCGCCGGCGTCTTCGGCAAGATCGCGCAGGCCTATTTCCAGCGTTATGGCGACCAGTCGGACGCGCTCGCCATGATTGCCGCCAAGAACCACAAGAACGGCGTCGACAACCCCTATGCGCAGATGCGCAAGGATTTCGGCTATGAGTTCTGCCGCCAGGAGAGCGAGAAGAACCCGTTCGTCGCCGGTCCCTTGAAGCGCACGGACTGTTCGCTGGTCTCCGATGGCGCCGCTGCCCTTATCCTCGCCGACACCGCGACGGCACTGAAGATGCGTCGTGCCGTTGCCTTCCGCGCCAACGAGCATGTGCAGGATTTCCTGCCGATGTCGAAGCGCGACATCCTGACCTTCGAGGGCTGCGAGCAGGCCTGGACCCGGGCGCTTAAGAACGCCGGCGTGACGCTCGACGATCTCTCCTTCGTTGAAACGCATGACTGCTTCACCATTGCCGAACTGATCGAATATGAGGCGATGGGCCTTGCCAAGCCGGGCGAGGGCGCCAGGCTGGCGCTGGACGGCACAACGGCGAAGGACGGCCGTCTGCCGGTCAATCCGTCCGGCGGGCTGAAGGCCAAGGGCCATCCGATCGGCGCCACGGGCGTGTCGATGCATGTGTTGACCGCCATGCAGCTTGTTGGCGAGGCCGGCGGCATCCAGGTGCCGGGCGCAAAGCTTGGCGGCATCTTCAACATGGGTGGCGCGGCGGTCGCCAACTACGTTTCCATTCTCGACCGGATCAGGTAA
- the betI gene encoding transcriptional regulator BetI, with protein sequence MPKVGMEPLRRKALIDATISAIGERGSLDVTMSEIAGRAGVSSALAHHYFGAKDELLLATMRHILSELTTDTLRALGSAATPRQRVSAVVAVNFSDIQFQPETIAAWLAFYVEAQKSPALRRLLRVYARRLHSNLMSGLTGILPRTEADRVAEATAAMIDGLYIRRALKDGVPDAATAIALVEDYLETKLGERLKQ encoded by the coding sequence ATGCCGAAAGTCGGAATGGAGCCATTGCGCCGCAAGGCGCTCATCGACGCGACGATCTCGGCGATCGGCGAGCGCGGTTCGCTCGACGTGACCATGTCCGAGATCGCCGGACGCGCCGGCGTTTCCTCGGCTCTTGCCCATCATTATTTCGGCGCCAAGGACGAATTGCTGCTGGCGACGATGCGGCACATCCTGTCCGAGCTTACCACCGATACGTTGCGCGCCCTTGGTTCGGCTGCCACCCCGCGTCAACGCGTTTCGGCGGTGGTGGCCGTCAATTTCTCCGACATCCAGTTCCAACCGGAAACCATCGCTGCCTGGCTTGCCTTCTATGTCGAGGCACAGAAGTCCCCGGCCTTGCGCCGGCTGCTCAGGGTCTATGCACGGCGGCTGCATTCAAACCTGATGAGCGGGCTGACCGGCATCTTGCCCAGAACCGAAGCCGACCGCGTCGCCGAAGCGACGGCGGCGATGATCGACGGGCTCTACATCAGGCGCGCATTGAAGGACGGCGTGCCTGATGCCGCGACCGCGATCGCGCTGGTCGAGGACTATCTCGAAACCAAACTTGGGGAGCGGCTTAAACAGTGA
- the betC gene encoding choline-sulfatase: protein MTIQRPNFLIVMVDQLNGTLFPDGPAEFLHTPHLKALAARSARFANNYTASPLCAPGRASFMSGQLPSRTGVYDNAAEFASSIPTFAHHLRAAGYYTCLSGKMHFVGPDQLHGFEERLTTDIYPADFGWTPDYRKPGERIDWWYHNLGSVTGAGAAEITNQMEYDDEVVFLATQKLYQLSREQDDANHRPWCLTVSLSHPHDPYVARKQYWDLYEHCQALDPETGFIAHDEQDAHSRRLYHASDYPSFEITPEQVRRSRRGYFANISYVDDKLGELLDVLERTRMADDTIILFCSDHGDMLGERGLWFKMSFFEGSARVPLMIAGKGVRAGRIETPVSNLDVAPTLCDLAGIDIAAIAPWTDGQSLLPLTEGIKRAAPVLMEYAAEGSNAPLVAIRDGRYKFVHCELDPPQLFDLEADPLERNNLADDPANAGLVAAYMDKVQARWDMAGFDAAVRESQARRWVVYPALRNGAYYPWDFQPLQKASERYMRNHMNLDNLEESKRYPRGE, encoded by the coding sequence GTGACAATTCAGCGACCCAATTTCCTGATCGTCATGGTTGACCAGCTCAACGGGACCTTGTTTCCGGATGGGCCGGCGGAGTTTCTGCATACACCGCATCTGAAGGCATTGGCCGCACGTTCGGCGCGCTTTGCCAACAACTACACCGCCTCGCCGCTCTGCGCGCCGGGCCGTGCCTCGTTCATGAGCGGACAATTGCCGTCGCGCACCGGCGTCTATGACAATGCGGCCGAATTCGCCTCATCGATCCCGACTTTCGCCCATCATCTGCGCGCCGCCGGCTACTACACCTGCCTCTCGGGCAAGATGCATTTCGTCGGGCCGGATCAGTTGCACGGTTTCGAGGAGCGGCTGACCACCGACATCTACCCGGCCGATTTCGGCTGGACGCCGGATTACCGCAAGCCCGGCGAGCGTATCGACTGGTGGTATCACAATCTGGGCTCGGTGACCGGCGCCGGCGCTGCCGAGATCACCAACCAGATGGAGTATGACGACGAGGTCGTGTTCCTCGCCACGCAGAAGCTCTATCAGCTTTCGCGCGAACAGGACGATGCAAACCATCGGCCCTGGTGCCTGACCGTTTCGCTGTCGCACCCGCACGATCCCTATGTTGCGCGCAAGCAGTATTGGGATCTCTATGAGCATTGCCAGGCGCTGGATCCGGAAACCGGGTTCATCGCGCATGACGAGCAGGATGCGCATTCCCGGCGGCTGTACCACGCCAGCGACTATCCCTCTTTCGAGATCACGCCGGAGCAGGTGCGTCGTTCGCGGCGCGGCTATTTCGCCAACATCTCCTATGTCGACGACAAGCTCGGCGAGCTTCTGGACGTTCTCGAGCGCACCCGCATGGCCGACGACACCATCATCCTGTTCTGCTCGGACCATGGCGACATGCTCGGCGAACGCGGCCTGTGGTTCAAGATGAGCTTCTTCGAGGGTTCAGCGCGGGTGCCGCTGATGATTGCCGGCAAGGGCGTTCGCGCCGGACGGATCGAGACACCGGTCTCCAATCTCGACGTGGCGCCGACGCTTTGCGACCTCGCCGGCATCGATATCGCTGCGATCGCGCCGTGGACCGACGGCCAGTCGCTGCTGCCGCTCACCGAAGGCATCAAGCGCGCCGCACCTGTCTTGATGGAGTATGCCGCCGAAGGGTCCAACGCGCCCTTGGTGGCGATCCGTGACGGCAGATACAAATTCGTCCATTGCGAACTCGATCCGCCGCAACTGTTCGATCTCGAAGCCGATCCGCTCGAGCGAAACAATCTGGCCGACGATCCCGCCAATGCGGGCCTGGTGGCGGCATACATGGACAAGGTGCAGGCGCGCTGGGACATGGCCGGCTTCGACGCCGCCGTGCGCGAAAGCCAGGCGCGCCGCTGGGTCGTCTATCCGGCGCTGCGCAACGGCGCCTACTACCCCTGGGATTTCCAACCCCTGCAAAAAGCGTCCGAGCGTTACATGCGCAATCACATGAACCTCGACAATCTCGAAGAGAGCAAAAGGTATCCGCGAGGCGAATGA
- a CDS encoding threonine/serine dehydratase, with protein sequence MMSDLLVPSLDHLKQAYAVTSRATQITPLLESTALARETGAARVFIKPESLQWAGSFKVRGAYWRLKQLSPDEAKKGVVAYSSGNFAQGLAAAGQALGIPVTIVMPIDAPAAKRDATAGYGARVVLTDHGERAREEVAAAKAREIAETEGLALLHPFDDPEIVAGQAGAGIEALDQLEAKGASADLLFCSVGGGGLIGGVSLAFHYLSPATEIIGVEPEGFNGMGSSLAHGSIETMPIGPKSICDGLMSRRPGDAPFAAVKTAGVRGITVDDQSVRSAMRIAFERMKLVLEPSGAASLAALLGGKVNVAGKTVLVVATGGNVSLADFMAHMNHA encoded by the coding sequence ATGATGTCAGACCTTCTCGTCCCCTCCCTCGATCATCTCAAGCAGGCCTATGCCGTAACATCCAGGGCGACGCAGATCACGCCGCTGCTGGAATCGACGGCGCTAGCCCGCGAGACGGGTGCGGCCCGCGTCTTCATCAAGCCGGAATCGCTGCAATGGGCCGGCTCGTTCAAGGTGCGCGGCGCGTATTGGCGGCTGAAGCAGCTTTCACCCGATGAGGCGAAGAAGGGCGTCGTCGCCTACTCCTCCGGCAATTTCGCGCAAGGGCTGGCGGCCGCCGGCCAGGCACTCGGCATTCCCGTCACCATCGTCATGCCGATCGACGCACCGGCCGCCAAGCGCGACGCAACGGCGGGCTATGGCGCGCGCGTCGTGCTGACCGACCATGGCGAGCGGGCGCGGGAAGAAGTCGCCGCCGCCAAGGCGCGAGAAATCGCCGAGACAGAGGGGCTGGCGCTGCTGCATCCGTTCGACGATCCGGAGATCGTCGCCGGCCAGGCGGGCGCCGGCATCGAAGCGCTCGACCAGCTTGAGGCCAAGGGTGCAAGCGCCGACCTCTTGTTCTGCTCGGTCGGCGGCGGCGGGCTGATCGGCGGCGTTTCGCTCGCCTTCCACTATCTGTCGCCCGCCACTGAGATCATCGGTGTCGAGCCGGAAGGTTTCAACGGTATGGGCTCGTCGCTGGCACATGGCAGCATCGAGACGATGCCGATCGGGCCGAAATCGATCTGCGACGGGCTGATGTCGCGACGGCCGGGCGATGCTCCGTTTGCCGCGGTGAAGACGGCAGGTGTTCGCGGCATCACCGTCGATGATCAATCGGTACGCAGCGCCATGCGGATCGCCTTCGAGCGCATGAAGCTGGTGCTCGAACCGTCCGGCGCCGCCTCGCTGGCGGCACTGCTCGGCGGCAAGGTGAATGTGGCGGGCAAAACCGTCCTGGTTGTGGCTACCGGCGGCAATGTCTCGCTCGCCGATTTTATGGCGCATATGAACCATGCTTGA
- the betA gene encoding choline dehydrogenase: MLEADFVIIGSGSAGSAMAYRLSEDGKHSVIVIEFGGTDIGPLIQMPSALSIPLNMSLYDWGFASEPEPHLGGRVLATPRGKVIGGSSSINGMVYVRGHARDFDHWAEDGAAGWGFADVLPYFKRMEDSDGGEDGWRGKSGPLHVQRGSRRNPLYGAFVEAGRQAGFELTDDYNGSKQEGFGPMEQTISGGRRWSAASAYLKPALKRKNVSLVKGFARRVIIENQRATGVEIEAHKQIQVVKARREVIVAASSINSPKILMLSGIGPAEHLRENGIAVVADRPGVGRNLQDHMELYIQQESTQPITLNSVLNPFSKALIGAQWLFFKTGLGATNHFEAAAFVRSRAGVDYPDIQYHFIPAAVRYDGKAAAKSHGFQAHVGPMRSKSRGSVTLRSPDPKSQPVIRFNYMSHPDDWTEFRHCIRLTREIFGQSAFDAYRGKEISPGSHVQSDDDLDVFIRDHAESAYHPCGTCKMGRADDMMSVVDPECRVIGVDGLRVADSSIFPRVTNGNLNAPSIMTGEKASDHILGRTPLAPSNQEPWINPRWQVADR; this comes from the coding sequence ATGCTTGAAGCAGATTTCGTCATCATCGGCTCCGGCTCGGCCGGCTCGGCCATGGCCTATCGCCTGTCCGAGGACGGCAAGCATTCGGTGATCGTCATCGAATTTGGCGGCACCGATATCGGGCCGCTGATCCAGATGCCGTCGGCGCTGTCGATCCCGCTCAACATGAGCCTCTATGACTGGGGCTTTGCCAGCGAGCCGGAGCCGCATCTGGGCGGCCGCGTGCTGGCGACACCGCGCGGCAAGGTCATCGGCGGCTCGTCCTCGATCAATGGCATGGTCTATGTGCGCGGCCACGCCCGCGACTTCGACCATTGGGCCGAAGACGGTGCGGCCGGTTGGGGCTTCGCCGACGTGCTCCCCTATTTCAAGCGCATGGAAGACTCGGACGGCGGCGAGGACGGCTGGCGGGGCAAAAGTGGTCCGCTGCACGTGCAGCGCGGCTCGCGGCGCAATCCGCTCTACGGCGCCTTCGTCGAGGCCGGCCGCCAGGCCGGGTTCGAACTGACCGACGACTACAATGGTTCCAAGCAGGAAGGGTTTGGGCCGATGGAGCAGACCATCAGCGGCGGCCGCCGCTGGTCGGCGGCTTCAGCCTATCTGAAGCCGGCGCTGAAGCGCAAAAACGTGAGTCTGGTCAAGGGCTTTGCGCGGCGGGTGATCATCGAGAATCAACGCGCCACCGGCGTCGAGATCGAAGCTCACAAACAGATTCAGGTCGTTAAGGCGCGACGTGAGGTGATCGTCGCCGCATCGTCGATCAACTCGCCCAAGATCCTGATGCTGTCCGGCATCGGCCCGGCCGAGCATTTGCGCGAAAACGGCATTGCCGTGGTGGCCGACCGGCCCGGCGTCGGCCGCAATCTGCAGGACCATATGGAGCTCTACATCCAGCAGGAGTCGACACAGCCGATCACGCTCAATTCGGTGCTGAACCCGTTCTCGAAAGCGCTCATCGGCGCTCAATGGCTGTTCTTCAAGACCGGCCTTGGCGCCACCAACCATTTCGAAGCGGCGGCCTTCGTGCGCTCACGTGCCGGCGTCGACTACCCCGATATCCAGTACCATTTCATCCCCGCGGCGGTCCGCTATGACGGCAAGGCGGCGGCCAAGTCGCACGGTTTCCAGGCCCATGTCGGGCCGATGCGCTCGAAGTCGCGCGGCTCGGTGACGCTGCGCTCGCCGGACCCGAAATCGCAGCCCGTGATCCGCTTCAACTACATGTCGCATCCTGACGACTGGACGGAGTTCCGCCACTGCATAAGGCTGACGCGCGAAATCTTCGGCCAGTCGGCGTTCGATGCCTATCGCGGCAAGGAAATCTCGCCGGGCAGCCACGTGCAGTCGGACGACGATCTCGACGTCTTCATCAGAGACCACGCCGAGAGCGCCTACCATCCTTGCGGCACCTGCAAGATGGGCCGCGCCGACGACATGATGAGCGTCGTCGATCCGGAATGCCGCGTCATCGGCGTCGATGGCTTGCGGGTCGCCGATTCCTCGATCTTCCCGCGTGTCACCAACGGCAACCTCAATGCGCCGTCGATCATGACCGGCGAGAAGGCATCCGACCACATCCTTGGCCGCACGCCGCTGGCGCCGTCCAACCAGGAACCATGGATCAATCCGCGCTGGCAGGTCGCGGATCGATAG
- the betB gene encoding betaine-aldehyde dehydrogenase, with product MRAQPTASHYVNGRYIEDEGGAPLPVIYPATGETIAMLRSATPNVLELAVEAARAAQPAWARLKPVERGRILRRAADILRARNADLARIETLDTGKAIQETLVADAPSAADCLEYFGGAVAAYNGESVDLGGPFAYTRREALGVCVGIGAWNYPIQIAGWKSAPALAMGNAMVFKPSENTPLSALALAEIYSEAGLPDGLFNVVQGYGDVGAGLVGHDVVAKVSVTGSVPTGRKVLSLAGSKMKHATMELGGKSPLIVFDDADIENAIGGAMLGNFYSTGQICSNGTRVFVQSGIHDRFVDRLIERTKKIRIGDPLDPETQMGPLISKAQHDKVVGYIEIGKQDGATLACGGNVPSLQGFQGGFFVEPTVFTGVTDGMRIAREEIFGPVMSVLKFDGEDEVIDRANDTEFGLAAGVFTRDLPRAHRVIAELQAGTCWINAYNLTPVEIPFGGFKQSGIGRENSLAALALYSQLKSIYVETGDVASPY from the coding sequence ATGCGCGCCCAGCCCACGGCATCGCACTATGTCAATGGACGCTACATCGAGGACGAAGGCGGCGCGCCGCTGCCGGTCATCTATCCGGCAACCGGTGAGACCATTGCCATGCTGCGTTCGGCGACGCCGAACGTGCTGGAACTGGCGGTCGAGGCAGCACGCGCTGCGCAACCCGCCTGGGCGCGGCTGAAGCCAGTCGAGCGCGGGCGCATCCTGCGCCGCGCCGCCGACATATTGCGCGCCCGCAATGCCGACCTCGCCCGCATCGAGACGCTGGATACCGGCAAGGCGATCCAGGAAACGCTGGTGGCGGACGCCCCTTCGGCGGCGGACTGCCTTGAATATTTCGGCGGTGCGGTAGCCGCCTACAATGGCGAGTCGGTCGATCTCGGCGGGCCCTTCGCCTACACAAGACGCGAAGCGCTCGGCGTCTGTGTCGGCATCGGTGCCTGGAACTATCCGATCCAGATCGCCGGCTGGAAATCAGCACCGGCGCTGGCCATGGGCAATGCCATGGTGTTCAAGCCGTCGGAAAACACGCCGCTTTCCGCACTCGCACTGGCCGAGATCTACAGCGAGGCCGGCCTGCCCGACGGCCTGTTCAACGTGGTGCAGGGCTATGGCGATGTCGGCGCGGGGCTTGTCGGCCACGATGTCGTCGCCAAGGTCTCGGTGACCGGCTCGGTGCCGACCGGCCGCAAGGTGCTGTCGCTCGCCGGCTCGAAGATGAAGCACGCGACGATGGAACTCGGCGGCAAGTCGCCGCTGATCGTGTTCGACGATGCCGACATCGAGAACGCCATCGGCGGCGCCATGCTCGGCAATTTCTATTCGACCGGCCAGATCTGCTCCAACGGCACGCGCGTCTTCGTGCAGAGCGGCATCCACGACCGCTTTGTCGATCGCCTGATAGAGCGGACCAAGAAAATCCGCATCGGCGACCCACTCGATCCCGAAACCCAGATGGGCCCGCTGATCTCCAAGGCGCAGCATGACAAGGTGGTCGGCTATATCGAGATCGGCAAGCAGGACGGAGCAACGCTTGCTTGCGGCGGCAATGTGCCTTCACTGCAGGGTTTCCAGGGCGGCTTCTTCGTCGAGCCGACGGTGTTCACCGGCGTCACCGATGGCATGCGCATCGCCCGCGAAGAGATTTTCGGGCCAGTGATGAGCGTGTTGAAATTCGACGGCGAGGACGAGGTGATCGACCGCGCCAACGACACCGAATTCGGCCTTGCCGCAGGCGTCTTCACGCGCGACCTGCCGCGCGCCCACCGCGTCATTGCCGAGCTGCAGGCCGGCACCTGCTGGATCAACGCCTACAATCTGACGCCGGTGGAAATCCCGTTCGGCGGCTTCAAGCAGTCAGGCATCGGACGCGAGAATTCACTGGCAGCGCTGGCGCTCTACTCGCAGCTGAAGTCGATCTATGTCGAGACTGGGGACGTGGCGAGCCCGTATTGA
- a CDS encoding mannose-1-phosphate guanylyltransferase/mannose-6-phosphate isomerase — translation MTERIVSFVMSGGVGSRLWPLSREDNPKQFHDLSGDGSMLAKTLRRLTARPEGETPIFLIAAERHADRVHADLAGLDLAGGGPLFEPTGRNTAAAVALATLRTLSEFGDSLVLVVPSDHEISTPRQFWQSVEAGTGAARAGRLVVFGIKPTQPETGYGYIEVAAESGGTFDVSRFVEKPDLATAQSYLKAGNFYWNTGIFLFRASAMRDAFMAFQADIWQATEAAYKAATSDLSGLYMPLELYAAIPSNSIDYAIMERAKDIAMVPAGFRWNDLGSWQSLLDVGPADDQGNVIIGDVVAIDCENSYIRSDGRLLSAIGMKDVAIVSTSDATFVAPVSHSQHVKKIVEQLEKSGRLETRFTPAQDRVIESGAWRRRVHHWLFQETLPLWSTSGVDERHGGFHEALGLDASPLMKPKRMRTMARQVYAFAVAKERGWDGPADRLISHGIAFMEGKGRTDKGGWVRTLNVDGSVADATEDAYDHSCVLLALAHAHMSGNADALRLGEETFAFLDAHLEDSRMTGFLETSDGDGERRSNPHMHLLEAFLAWYQATGERAHLRRAARIIDLFRSHFFDPESWTLGEFFDAEWKPSAGEKGSWTEPGHHFEWASLLVDFAGRSGQAELSGFARKLYASAVANGLNRATGLAYGAVSRQGLPLDLISRSWPQAEAVKAAIALDGSGGPDLKPEIEARVGRLFRWHIDPAPLGLWIDRIDERGRSLASDVPASIFYHLVCALTQYLDGTADPKA, via the coding sequence ATGACCGAGCGGATTGTCAGTTTTGTCATGAGCGGCGGCGTCGGCTCGCGGTTGTGGCCGCTGTCGCGCGAGGACAATCCCAAGCAGTTTCACGATCTGTCGGGCGACGGCTCGATGCTGGCCAAGACCCTGCGCCGGCTGACCGCCCGGCCGGAAGGCGAAACGCCGATCTTCCTGATCGCCGCGGAGCGCCATGCCGATCGCGTTCACGCCGATCTTGCCGGCCTCGACCTCGCGGGCGGCGGTCCGCTGTTCGAGCCGACCGGTCGCAACACAGCCGCCGCCGTTGCGCTGGCGACGCTGCGCACACTGTCCGAGTTCGGCGACAGCCTGGTGCTGGTGGTGCCGTCGGACCATGAGATATCGACCCCGCGCCAATTCTGGCAGAGCGTCGAAGCCGGCACCGGGGCAGCGCGCGCCGGCCGGCTGGTGGTGTTCGGCATCAAGCCGACGCAACCAGAGACCGGCTACGGCTATATCGAGGTCGCGGCCGAAAGTGGCGGCACCTTCGACGTGTCGCGCTTCGTCGAAAAGCCGGACCTTGCGACTGCGCAGAGCTATCTCAAGGCCGGAAATTTTTACTGGAACACCGGTATCTTCCTGTTTCGCGCCAGCGCCATGCGTGACGCCTTCATGGCGTTCCAGGCGGACATCTGGCAGGCCACCGAAGCAGCCTACAAGGCTGCGACATCGGATCTGTCCGGCCTCTACATGCCGCTTGAGCTCTACGCCGCCATCCCGTCGAACTCGATCGACTACGCCATCATGGAGCGGGCAAAAGACATCGCCATGGTGCCGGCCGGCTTCCGCTGGAACGATCTCGGCTCGTGGCAGTCGCTGCTCGATGTCGGCCCCGCCGACGACCAGGGCAATGTCATCATCGGCGATGTCGTCGCCATCGATTGCGAGAATTCCTACATCCGCAGTGACGGCCGCCTGCTGTCGGCGATCGGCATGAAGGACGTCGCCATCGTCTCGACATCGGACGCCACCTTCGTCGCCCCGGTCAGCCACAGCCAGCACGTCAAGAAGATCGTCGAGCAGCTCGAAAAATCGGGCCGGCTGGAAACCAGATTCACGCCGGCGCAGGACCGCGTCATCGAAAGCGGCGCCTGGCGGCGGCGCGTGCACCACTGGCTGTTTCAGGAGACCTTGCCGCTGTGGTCGACATCAGGCGTCGACGAACGCCATGGCGGCTTTCATGAAGCGCTCGGCCTGGACGCCTCGCCGCTGATGAAGCCCAAGCGCATGCGCACCATGGCAAGGCAGGTCTATGCTTTTGCGGTCGCCAAGGAGCGCGGCTGGGACGGTCCCGCCGACCGGTTGATCAGCCACGGCATCGCATTCATGGAAGGGAAGGGCCGCACCGACAAGGGCGGCTGGGTTCGCACGCTGAACGTCGACGGTTCGGTCGCCGACGCCACCGAAGACGCCTACGATCATTCCTGCGTGCTCCTGGCGCTGGCGCATGCGCATATGTCGGGCAATGCCGACGCCTTGCGGCTCGGCGAGGAAACCTTCGCCTTTCTCGATGCGCATCTCGAAGACAGCCGCATGACCGGCTTCCTCGAGACATCGGACGGCGACGGCGAGCGCCGCTCCAATCCGCATATGCACCTGCTCGAGGCCTTCCTGGCCTGGTATCAGGCGACCGGCGAGCGCGCCCATCTGCGCCGCGCGGCGCGCATCATCGACCTCTTCCGCAGTCATTTCTTCGATCCGGAAAGCTGGACGCTTGGCGAGTTTTTCGATGCCGAATGGAAACCGTCGGCCGGCGAGAAAGGCTCATGGACCGAGCCCGGCCACCATTTCGAATGGGCCTCATTGTTGGTCGATTTCGCCGGGCGCAGCGGCCAGGCCGAGCTGAGCGGCTTTGCCAGGAAACTCTACGCCTCGGCCGTCGCTAATGGCCTCAACCGCGCCACCGGCCTTGCCTATGGCGCCGTCTCCAGGCAAGGCCTGCCGCTCGACCTGATATCCCGCAGCTGGCCGCAGGCCGAAGCCGTGAAGGCGGCGATCGCACTCGACGGTTCGGGCGGCCCCGACCTCAAGCCGGAGATCGAAGCGCGCGTCGGCCGGCTGTTCCGCTGGCACATCGATCCCGCACCGCTTGGCCTGTGGATCGACCGCATCGACGAGCGCGGCCGCTCGCTGGCATCGGACGTTCCGGCCAGCATCTTCTATCATCTGGTCTGCGCGCTGACCCAGTATCTGGATGGGACGGCGGACCCGAAGGCGTAG